TTCATAGAAGCTTTAGTCATAGGACCTGCAAACATAGCTTCTAAAAGAATAACACCACCAACAGCAATAGCGGCCATGGTACCAATTTCTTTACTTCCTGTTGAAATATTTATAATAACTACCATTAAAAAGAAGGTAAGTAAAAACTCTAGTATTGCTGCTTTATAAGGAGGGAAACCCTCTGCAGGCGTAGTTTCTCCCAAAAACTGACTTTCAGGAAATAGAAACCATAATAAAAATGCAGCTAAAATAGCGCCAATCGCTTGCGCTAAAATGTATCTAGGCACTTGTTTCCATGAGAATTTTTTAGCAAAAGCAAAACCAATAGTAACAGCAGGGTTAAAGTGTGCTCCTGAAATTTCTCCAAAAGCATATATCATTGCCATTACTATAAGTCCCCAAGTGGCGGCAACACCAACATGAGAAATACTTCCGTTAGTAATTTCGTTAATTGTCATAGCGCCACAACCACAAAATACCATGGCGAAGGTGCCTATAGTTTCTGCGTAATACTGTTTCATATTGGTTATTTTATTCATTTTATGCTTTTACTTAATTTAATGCAGCAAATATACAATGTCTTATTTTAAGCTTTTGTTAACAATTAAAGGGATTTTGATACGTAAATTTATACCAAACAATAAATAATCTAATTACTACTTAAAATGAAAAAACTACTATTAATCTTATTAGCATTTACAACGGTTTATTCGGTAAATGCTCAAATTGAAACGCCACAACCTAGTCCTTTTTCCAAAATGGAGCAAAAGGTTGGATTAACAGATGTGACTTTGGAATACTCTAGACCAAGTATGCGTGGGCGTACTATTTTTGGAGATTTAGTGCCTTTTGGAAAGCTTTGGCGTTTAGGTGCTAATGCAAACACGAAAATTACATTTAGTGATGATGTTACTGTTGAAGGACAAACGTTAAAAGCAGGTACATATGCTATTTATGCGACACCAGGTGAAGAGTCTTGGGAGGTTGTTTTTTATAGTGACACTAGCAATTGGGGAACACCAGGTGAGTGGGATGAAGCAAAAGTAGTAGCAAAAACTACCGCAAAGGTTCATCAAATGCCATTTAATGTTGAGACTTTTACCATAGATATTAATGCCATAACTAATAATGGTGCACAACTGGAATTTATTTGGGAAAGTACTTATGTAAGCGTGCCTTTTGAAGTCCCTACCGATAAAATGGTAAGTGCCTCTATAGATAAAATCATGAATGGTCCTGGAGCTGGAGATTATTATGCATCTGCAGTGTATTATTTACAAGCTGGTAAAGATGTTAATCAAGCCAAAACGTGGATTGATAAAGCGATTGCTATGGCAGGGGATAATCCCCCTTTTTGGCAGTTAAGACAACAATCATTAATCTATGCTAAAGCGGGTGATGTTAAAGGCGCTATTGCTGTAGCTAAAAAATCGTTAGCAGGAGCAGAAGCGGCTGGTAATGCAGATTATGTAAAAATGAATAAAGAATCTATTGCTGAGTGGAGTGGCATGTAGATTTTTAGATGCTTCTAGAAATATGAAAAACGCAACTTGTTAAGAGTTGCGTTTTTTGTTTAGATTTTACTATTCTGTAACAGAAGCCCAATTTTCACCTCTTTTTATTCGATAAAGTTGCATTTCTGAAATGCCAAATTGTTTAGCTATCATCTTCATTCGCGTTCTTCGTTTAGGATCGTTTATTTTTCTTTTAATTAGTTTGACTTTAGTTTCTGTAAGTTTTGTGTGCGATGGTTTTTTACGAACTATTTTTTTAAAATCTGGATTAGAGAATTGATGATTTTCTTTTTCTTTTTTTGTTGCCCATTTTAAGTTTTCTAAACGGTTATCTGTTTTATCATAATTTAAATGAATAACATAAATGCCATCTCCCTGTTCAAGGAAATGTTCTGCTACGAGTTTGTGAACATATCTACTGGTTAATTTCCCATTACGTTTTTGTTTAACAGGTAAGTTTTGATAACCATTAATATAATATCTCTTTACTAAATATTCTTTTTCATCTTTACAATTTAAAATTCTACCATAATTAGAAATTTTAAATTTTTCATTTTCAGAAATGTTTTCATCAAACTGAATCTCTTTCCATTTTTCATTCCAGTAGTTTCTTATTCTTTTCAATGTCTTGTATTAAATACGTTACAATCTAGTTGAATGTAGCTTGTTTCGTGGTTTAATAAATGAATTTAATAAAAAAGAAATGAAAAAAAAATTATGAAACTGACGACAGATTGTCTTTTTTTAGTTAATCTTCATCTTCTAAAAAGAAAATGTTTTCAACGGGCTGTTTAAAAAGTTTAGCTATTTTAAGTGATAGCACTGTAGAAGGTACATACTTGTTTTTCTCCATAGCGTTAATAGTTTGCCTACTAACACCAATTTTATCTGCTAAATCAGCTTGAGTCATATCATGAATGGCGCGTTGGATTTTAATTTTATTCTTCATCAGTATTAGATTTTAGTTTTAAAAAATTAAATCGGATAATAAAGAATATTAGTGGCGTGAACATATTATATATCAAAACTGTAAAAAAGTTACCTTCATAAATAAATATTACAGTAATTAATAAAATAACATAGTTTAAAATAATAGCCCAAACTAAAGAATCGTTTCTAAGTTTAAATATAAATTCATCTTCAATTTTTTCTTTGGTAAAGCCTACTAAAAGCCCACCAATAATTATTAGGACAGAAATTATTTCATCTAAAAATTCATAACCGAAGTCATTAATTAGACCTATATCAAAAAGATCTCTTTTTCCATCAGAAATTTGTAGAACTATTCCTGAAATTATTCCTAATAAAAATAAAGTCCAACCAAATTTCTTATACTTGTTTGGTAATAAATAATTTGTTTTCATAAGTGTTCGTTTTTAAATTGATTTATGTGATTGATAAATCAAAAGTAAAACAAACTTTACATATAGACAAGTATAGTTAACTTAAAGTAATGAAAATCTAACTATTAGTATTCTAATTTAATAATGTCTCGAACGTCGTCTAGAAGTTTTATGAGTTTTCTACTAAACTCGAAAGTCATAATATCACTCTCCGTTTTTCCATCTCTTATAAGTTGATTAAAGTGAATGGTTTCGTAATTATATCCAATAGTGTTATAACCGAAATCTTTTATCTCTTCTTTACCATCAATAAGTATCGAAACAGTTGTTGGCATATGAAACATGGTATTAATTTTTATAATTCCTTTTTCACAATAAAAAATAGCTTCGGTTGGTAATACTTCTAAAAGAGAACTTTTTAAATGTGCTTTTACATCGTGATCATAATTAAAAGTCATATTACAAGATGAATCTGCTCCGTTTTCAAAAAATGTAGCACTAGCTTCAATGTTTTTAGGTAGGCCAAGTGTAGAAAGTGTTGCGAAAATAGGGTAGATGCCAATATCTAAAAGGCTGCCACCACCAAGATTTTTATCAAAAAGTCTGGTGTTTGTATCGTACAGACGTTGAAAACCAAAATCAGCTTCAACTTTTAATAGGTTTCCGTAAGTTTTATTTTCTAATACTTTTAATACAAATTGATAATGTGGTAAAAAGTAAGTCCAAAGCGCTTCCATTAAAAGCACATTTTTTTCTTTGGCTTTGGTAATCATCTCTTCAACTTCTTCGGCATCCATAGCAAAAGGTTTTTCACCTAAAACAGCAATTCCGTTTTCTAGACACAAAAGCGCATTTTCTTTATGTAAAGTGTGAGGCGTTGCAATATAAACCGCATCAATATTAGGGTCGTTTGCTAAAGCTTCATAGCTATCATAAGCTTTGGTTGCACTATATTCTTTAGCAAAATCATCTGCTTTTTCTTGATTTCTAGAAGCAACAGCATATAATTCGGCATCTTTAATAGTTAACAAATCGGTAGCAAATTGATTGGCTATTCTTCCTAAGCCAATAATGCCCCATTTTATTTTTTTAAGTGGTGATTCTTGTGTCATTATTTTTATTAATTAGTTGTAATAAACATGCTATGGTAATAACAATGGCGCAACCAACAAAGTTTAACCATAGAAAAGGGAGGTTAATATATTCGTATAAATCTAAAAGGTAGAGTCCAATTACAATGCCCTGAGTTATTAATGCACCAATAAAAACAGCATTTCCTTTTACAAATTTAAAGAAGAAAGCTAACAAAAAGATGCCTAGAACATTGCCATAAAATATAGAACCAATAATATTTACGAGTTGAATTAAATTTTCGGCTAGATTGGCAATACAAGCGACTCCAATGGCAATAATACCCCAAGCAAATGTGAACCATTTAGATGCTTTTACCATTTGTTCTTCCGTTTTTTCGCTGGTATTACGTTTGTATAAATCAATTGTAGTTGTAGAGCCTAAAGCATTTAATTCGCTCGCTGTGCTAGACATAGCAGCACTTAAAATAACGGCTAATAGTAAACCAATGAGCCCGCGAGGTAAGTTGTTTATTATAAAGTGAATAAAGACATAATCTTTGTCGTTGCTTTCAATTTTAATACCTTCACTTTTAGACGCTTTATCAATTAAATCTCTTGCTTCAATTCTTAATTCATCATTCGCTTTATTAGCTATTGCAATATATTTTGAAGCTTGAGGGTTATCAGAATTTATGAAGGCTTCAATGATTTTCTGTTTGTCATTAAAAATGTCTTTTTGTTCTTTCTGAAGGATTTTATAATCATTAGCAAATTCAGAATTTAGAACAACCTCGGTAGCTGTTGGATTAAAATTAACGGGAGCTTCGTTAAATTGATAAAACACAAAAACCATAACGCCTACTAGTAAAATAAAGAATTGCATAGGCACTTTTAGTAAGCCGTTAAAAATTAAACCGAGTTGCATTTCTTTAACCGATTTACCTGACAGGTAACGCTGTACCTGACTTTGGTCGGTTCCGAAATAAGATAGCATTAAAAAGGTTCCTCCAATTATACCACTCCAAAATGTATAGCGGTTATCTAAATTGAAAGAGAAATCTAAAACTTCCATTTTACCACTAGCTCCTGCAATATCTAATGCTTTACTAAATGTTATATCCTGAGGAAGTTTATCGACTATTAAAAAAAAGGCGACTAGCATCCCAATAAAGATAACAACCATTTGATGTTTTTGAGTGACATTTACAGCACGCGTGCCACCAGAAACCGTATAAATAATAACTAAAAGTCCGATAACGATATTTAGAGTCAGTAAATCCCAGCCTAAAACAACCGATAAAATAATAGCAGGAGCAAAAATGGTGATTCCAGCTGCTAAACCGCGTTGAATTAAAAATAGAATAGCAGCTAAGGTTCGGGTTTTTAAATCGAAACGGTTTTCTAGAAATTCATAAGCGGTATATACTTTTAATCGGTGATATAGCGGGATAAAAACCACGCAAATGACTATCATGGCAATGGGTAAACCAAAATAGAATTGTACAAAGCCCATTCCTGAATGAAAGGCTTGACCAGGTGTAGAAAGAAAGGTTATAGCACTGGCTTGTGTTGCCATTACAGAAAGCCCTATAGTCCACCATTTGGACGTGTTACCACCTTTTAAATAATCTTGTACATTTTTGCTGCCTCTAGTTTGATATGTGCCATAAGTAACTATAGCTATTAACGTTATACCAAGTACTGTCCAATCAATCCAACTTATAGTTTGCATGGTGTTAAAAGGATTTTGTTATGATGTAGAACGCTATAAAATAGATGGCATTGGCAATTAAAACAATAGAGTAAAGTTTTAACCAAGGTTGTTTTGTTTCTTTTTCTTCAGACATTTTAATCGTTTAATTTGGCTTCTAGTTTTAAATCTTCTTTCCCTATGGAAAGCATATTTGCAAACAAGCGGTAGGCACCAGATACTCCACCAGGAAATTCTCTAAAAAAGCTTAATCCTGTGTATATGTAATAGCCTTTGCCATGTTTTGCAACCAATAAACTGCCGTCTTTTGGTGTTTCTCCTTTATCATGCATGGATAGAATAGGTATAAATTCGTTAGACCATTCATTTGGGAAATACAAACCACGTTCTTGCGTCCAACCTTCAAAATCATGTTGAGTAATTTTGTTTGGGTGGTTTAAAATAGGATGTTCTGGATTTAGAAATGTGACTTCGGCATTTTCATCGGTAACACGATCTCGAGATACTTTTAAATCATAGGGTGCTAATTGCTCTGTTTTTAGTCCGCGATTGGTATTATATTGTACAATCATATTACCACCTTGAGCAACAAAATCAAAAAGAAGTTCTTGTTTAAATTTTAAATCTTCAACAATGTTATAAGCGCGAATTCCAATAACTATAGCATCAAATCTGCTTAATGTTTCAGCATTTATTTCTTCTGGTTTTAATACACGTACATGGTAACCAATTTGTTTTAAGCTTTCTGGAACCACATCGCCAGCACCTTGTATATAAGCAATATTTTCGCCTTTCTTTTTTATGTCTAATCGAACCACTTTGCTTTCACTTGGTAATAAAACGGTTTGAAATGGAATGTGCTCATAATTAATTTCTATAAGTTCTTTGGTAAAATCTTTGTCATTGATGTGAACAATGGGACTTATATTGCCTTCACTCTGATTTTTAGGAGGAATGACTGTAAATATAAAGGTTTGCTCTTCGCCTTTATTCGCAATGCTAACCTTTTGTTTTTCGGGATATATGTTCCAGCCATTTGGGTGACAAATTTCAATATAACCTTCTAAATTATTATGTCCAGCCTTTACAATAACTTCAATGTCTTTTTGTTTTTCGTTTTCAAAAATGATAACTTTTTCAGAGATTTTAGCCGAAGCTTCTGGAATGATTTCAAACGGACGGTATAATTCACCTTTATCTGGTTTTGAATAACGCTGAATGATATTTTTTGTAAAAGTAATTGGTGTGTTGTCTATTAAAAGGTTGAAATCAACATGAAAAGCTCTAGGAGTTTCAGGTAAGCCTATTAAGTTAGAATCATCTACTTGATACATGCCTAACGTTCCTTTTTTTGTTAACCAATATGGTGAAGTAGGTTGCGGCGCTTTATCAATTTGTAATTGTTCCTTGAAAGTATATTTTGTGTTTTCGTTTAGAGTTATGTTTTTTGAAATTTTCAACTCACTACCATTTTCGATACTTTCTAGGCGGATAGGATAATTACTTCTATTTAAAACTTCAATATTTATGTTGACTGTTTCGTTTTGTGTAGCCCAATTATTTTCAGCAGAAGCTTCTAAATACAAGCCTGCACACATTTCTATAATGGATTTTAACTCTTTTGTTTTTTGAATTCTCCAATAATCATCTTCAATATTTTGAAGTAATTTGTATGCCTCTATTAACTGTGGAATATGTACTGATGGGTTTGTGAAATTAAAATTTTCTTCCACTTTATATAAAATACCACCAATAGTTTTGCCTCCTTTTACGCGATTCCACGAGGTGTCAATACCTGCGAATACATCTTCATTATTAGTTAACGGATCTCCTTTTAAAAATTCGACATATTCATTTTGAGTACCACGTTGAGATAAACGTCCGAAGCCTTGACTTAAATGTTGACTACTGGCAATAGACGCCACTTCATTATTAGACAATCCTTTTAGGGCATAATATGTGCCTATATCAAAATGTATCATTTTGCTTTTATCGGCGGCATCAAATTTTTCTTGACTACCATAAAACCAATAACTTGTGTTAAAGAATAATCGTTTTGGTTGCCAGATACTTGTTTGTTTGAGTTGAGTTGGATAGGCTGTTTTTTTGTTGGCAAGATCAAAAGCTTCAAAACTTAACATGGCAGAACTGGTATGGTGTCCATGTGTAGTCCCTGGACTTCTATGATCGAATCGATTGATAATAATATCGGGTTTAAAACGTCTGATAGCTAAAACAACATCGCTTAAAACCGCATCTTTATTCCAAATAGCAAGCGTTTCATCTGGGTGTTTTGAGTAACCAAAATCGTTAGCTCTTGTAAACATTTGTTCGCCACCATCAATACGTCTTGCGGCGAGAAGTTCTTGAGTTCTAATAACACCTAATAGTTCTCTAATCTCTGGACCAATAAGGTTTTGTCCGCCATCACCACGTGTTAATGCTAAATACCCTGTTCTGGCTTTTACATGATTAGACATGTATGCAATAAGTCGAGTATTTTCATCATCTGGATGTGCTGCTATATACAATACAGAACCTAAAAAGTTGAGTTTTTGTATAGATTCGTATATTTGAGAAGATGAAGGTGTTTTTGGTTTTTGAGCTTGTAAAAGCGAAAAGGAAAGTAATGTTATAATAAAAGAAAATATAACTTTTTTCATATTTATATCTAATGTTTTTTGTTGGTTACATGTATTATTCATTTAATGATTACCTAGGGTGTCAAGATATGGATGTTCCATGAACAGTTAGTTTGTTAGACTCAAATATAACAAACTAAAATAGTGAAGTCGGTACTTTTAATGTTTCTTTAACTTTAATCGAAAAGAATTTTTCCTAGTCTTTGCTTGGTTTTTCCGTTGAGATTGTTATTCCAGTGAAACCAGTAAGTTCATGAATATATTATTTTAAAATTTAAATAATTGAATAATACGGGAATCTAAAATACAGAATTTTGGTTTTTGAATTTTTTAAGTCAAAATGAAATCACCGAAATGTCTCTATGGCTCTGTTTTTAGGATAATTGGTTTCAAGAAAGTCTTTATTTTTATAGCCATTTTTTGCGTTTAAAGTAAATGATCATACCAATAAAAATAGCAACCATGACTCCCCAAAGGATGAAATATGAATATTTATAGTGAAGCTCTGGAATGTACTCGAAATTCATACCGTAAATACCTGCTATAAATGTTAGAGGAATAAATATAGAAGCCATTATGGTAAGTACTTTCATAACTTCATTCATTTTATTGCTAATGGTTGTCATGTACATATCCATTAAACTCCAAATCATTTCTCGATAGATATCAATGTTTTCCGAAACTTGAACTAAGTGGTCGTAAATATCTCTGTAATAGGTTTTTGTTTTCTTTTGAATAAGTGGGCCTTCATATTTTTCAATGCGACTTATAACTTCACGAAGCGGAAAAATAGCACGTCGTACTCTAAGAATTTCCTTTTTTAAATCGCGAATATCTTTGTTAATTGTGTTATCTGTATTTCCTAAAAAAATATCGGATTCAAAATCTTCAATTTTATCACCCAAAGTTTCAATA
The nucleotide sequence above comes from Flavobacteriaceae bacterium HL-DH10. Encoded proteins:
- a CDS encoding aquaporin — protein: MNKITNMKQYYAETIGTFAMVFCGCGAMTINEITNGSISHVGVAATWGLIVMAMIYAFGEISGAHFNPAVTIGFAFAKKFSWKQVPRYILAQAIGAILAAFLLWFLFPESQFLGETTPAEGFPPYKAAILEFLLTFFLMVVIINISTGSKEIGTMAAIAVGGVILLEAMFAGPMTKASMNPIRSIAPALFTGNFQYLWLYISAPILGAITAVSSCKLLIDDLCC
- a CDS encoding PIG-L family deacetylase, whose amino-acid sequence is MKKVIFSFIITLLSFSLLQAQKPKTPSSSQIYESIQKLNFLGSVLYIAAHPDDENTRLIAYMSNHVKARTGYLALTRGDGGQNLIGPEIRELLGVIRTQELLAARRIDGGEQMFTRANDFGYSKHPDETLAIWNKDAVLSDVVLAIRRFKPDIIINRFDHRSPGTTHGHHTSSAMLSFEAFDLANKKTAYPTQLKQTSIWQPKRLFFNTSYWFYGSQEKFDAADKSKMIHFDIGTYYALKGLSNNEVASIASSQHLSQGFGRLSQRGTQNEYVEFLKGDPLTNNEDVFAGIDTSWNRVKGGKTIGGILYKVEENFNFTNPSVHIPQLIEAYKLLQNIEDDYWRIQKTKELKSIIEMCAGLYLEASAENNWATQNETVNINIEVLNRSNYPIRLESIENGSELKISKNITLNENTKYTFKEQLQIDKAPQPTSPYWLTKKGTLGMYQVDDSNLIGLPETPRAFHVDFNLLIDNTPITFTKNIIQRYSKPDKGELYRPFEIIPEASAKISEKVIIFENEKQKDIEVIVKAGHNNLEGYIEICHPNGWNIYPEKQKVSIANKGEEQTFIFTVIPPKNQSEGNISPIVHINDKDFTKELIEINYEHIPFQTVLLPSESKVVRLDIKKKGENIAYIQGAGDVVPESLKQIGYHVRVLKPEEINAETLSRFDAIVIGIRAYNIVEDLKFKQELLFDFVAQGGNMIVQYNTNRGLKTEQLAPYDLKVSRDRVTDENAEVTFLNPEHPILNHPNKITQHDFEGWTQERGLYFPNEWSNEFIPILSMHDKGETPKDGSLLVAKHGKGYYIYTGLSFFREFPGGVSGAYRLFANMLSIGKEDLKLEAKLND
- a CDS encoding DUF2911 domain-containing protein codes for the protein MKKLLLILLAFTTVYSVNAQIETPQPSPFSKMEQKVGLTDVTLEYSRPSMRGRTIFGDLVPFGKLWRLGANANTKITFSDDVTVEGQTLKAGTYAIYATPGEESWEVVFYSDTSNWGTPGEWDEAKVVAKTTAKVHQMPFNVETFTIDINAITNNGAQLEFIWESTYVSVPFEVPTDKMVSASIDKIMNGPGAGDYYASAVYYLQAGKDVNQAKTWIDKAIAMAGDNPPFWQLRQQSLIYAKAGDVKGAIAVAKKSLAGAEAAGNADYVKMNKESIAEWSGM
- a CDS encoding HNH endonuclease is translated as MRNYWNEKWKEIQFDENISENEKFKISNYGRILNCKDEKEYLVKRYYINGYQNLPVKQKRNGKLTSRYVHKLVAEHFLEQGDGIYVIHLNYDKTDNRLENLKWATKKEKENHQFSNPDFKKIVRKKPSHTKLTETKVKLIKRKINDPKRRTRMKMIAKQFGISEMQLYRIKRGENWASVTE
- a CDS encoding helix-turn-helix transcriptional regulator, whose protein sequence is MKNKIKIQRAIHDMTQADLADKIGVSRQTINAMEKNKYVPSTVLSLKIAKLFKQPVENIFFLEDED
- a CDS encoding sodium:solute symporter — encoded protein: MQTISWIDWTVLGITLIAIVTYGTYQTRGSKNVQDYLKGGNTSKWWTIGLSVMATQASAITFLSTPGQAFHSGMGFVQFYFGLPIAMIVICVVFIPLYHRLKVYTAYEFLENRFDLKTRTLAAILFLIQRGLAAGITIFAPAIILSVVLGWDLLTLNIVIGLLVIIYTVSGGTRAVNVTQKHQMVVIFIGMLVAFFLIVDKLPQDITFSKALDIAGASGKMEVLDFSFNLDNRYTFWSGIIGGTFLMLSYFGTDQSQVQRYLSGKSVKEMQLGLIFNGLLKVPMQFFILLVGVMVFVFYQFNEAPVNFNPTATEVVLNSEFANDYKILQKEQKDIFNDKQKIIEAFINSDNPQASKYIAIANKANDELRIEARDLIDKASKSEGIKIESNDKDYVFIHFIINNLPRGLIGLLLAVILSAAMSSTASELNALGSTTTIDLYKRNTSEKTEEQMVKASKWFTFAWGIIAIGVACIANLAENLIQLVNIIGSIFYGNVLGIFLLAFFFKFVKGNAVFIGALITQGIVIGLYLLDLYEYINLPFLWLNFVGCAIVITIACLLQLINKNNDTRITT
- a CDS encoding Gfo/Idh/MocA family oxidoreductase; the encoded protein is MTQESPLKKIKWGIIGLGRIANQFATDLLTIKDAELYAVASRNQEKADDFAKEYSATKAYDSYEALANDPNIDAVYIATPHTLHKENALLCLENGIAVLGEKPFAMDAEEVEEMITKAKEKNVLLMEALWTYFLPHYQFVLKVLENKTYGNLLKVEADFGFQRLYDTNTRLFDKNLGGGSLLDIGIYPIFATLSTLGLPKNIEASATFFENGADSSCNMTFNYDHDVKAHLKSSLLEVLPTEAIFYCEKGIIKINTMFHMPTTVSILIDGKEEIKDFGYNTIGYNYETIHFNQLIRDGKTESDIMTFEFSRKLIKLLDDVRDIIKLEY